The segment CACGATGTCGGCGACCACCGCCGGATCGCCGATGTCGCGGTCCTCGACGAAATTGGCGCGGAAGACGGCGCGCGAGAAATTGGCGATCCAGCCCTCGTCGGCGCCGATCAGGGCGACGCGCGCGGCGTGCAGGCCGTTGCGCGGCAGGACGCTGGGCCGCTTCCACAGCAGCAGGTACTTCGCCGCCTGGCGTTCCATGTCGCGCCACATGTTGGCGCCCTTGGCCGGGTAGAGGTTGAAGGGCGAGGTCGCCCAGCCCTGGGCGGCGAAGATCGGCCCGAGCAGGAACGGGCGCCAGCGCACGCCGACGCCGGCGACCCGCGCGGCGCCCTCGATGCGCTCGGCGGCGAGATAGGAATAGGTGCTGGCGAACTCGTACCAGAAATCCACCGCCGGCGCGGTCATCGCACAAAAACTCCTCAGCTTGTTTCCTTCCCTCCGGGGGAGGGGAAGATTACTCCGCCGGATGCGGCGCGTGGGACGCGGCCGGATCGGCGTGCGCCGTGCGGGTGCGGGCGAGGTAGGTGTAGGCGGTGGGCACGACGAAGAGCGTGAACAGCGTGCCGAAGGTCAGCCCGCCGACGATCACCCAGCCGATCGCCTGGCGGCTCTCGCCGCCGGCGCCCGTCGCATAGGCCAGCGGCAGCGCGCCCAGCACCATGGCGCCGGTGGTCATCAGGATCGGGCGCAGGCGCAGGGTCGAGGCTTCCTTGACCGCCTCGATCTTGGCCATGCCGCGTTCCTGCAGCTGGTTGGAGAACTCGACGATGAGAATCCCGTGCTTGGTGATCAGGCCTATGAGCGTGACCAGCCCGATCTGGCTGTAGACGTTGAGCGTGTTGCCGGTGAGGTACAGCGCGAGCAGCGCGCCGGTCATGGTCAGCGGCACGGTGAGCATGATGATCAGCGGATCGATGAAGCTCTCGAACTGCGCCGCCAGCACCAGGAAGATGAACACCAGCGCCATCAGGAAGGTCTCGTACAGACCACGCGAGGACTGCCTGAACTCGCGGCTCTGGCCGTTGTAGTCGATGCGGATGGTGCCCGGCAGCTGCCTGGCCGCCTCGTCCATGAACTTCAGCGCGTCGCCCAGCGCGCAGCCGCCGACCAGGTTGGCCGACACCGTCGAGGCGCGCAGCTTGTTGAAGTGGTTGAGCTCCTTGGGCGCCACCGTCTCGGTGTAGGTGATCAGGGTCGACAGCGGGATCATCTGGCCCGAGCGCGCGCGCACGAAGATCTCGTTGAGCTGGCTGGGCGTCACGCGGTCGGCATCGGCGACCTGCACCATAACGTCGTACTGCTTGCCCTCGCGCTTGAAGCGCGTGACCTGGCGGCCGCCCATCATGGTCTCGAGCGTGCGCCCGATGGTCTCGACCTCGACGCCGAGCAGCGCGGCCTTCTCGCGATCGGGCCGCACCCGCAGGTCGGGCTTGTTGAGCTTCAAATCGGTGTCGAGCGCGGTCAGGCACGAATTGGTGCGGGCGATCGCCATGATCTGGTTGGTCGCCTGGTCGAGCACGGCGTAGGGCTGCGAGGTCAGCAGCACGACCTGCACCGGCTTGTCCGAGGTGCGCAGGCCGAACGACGGCGGATTGATCGGGAAGGCGACGATGCCGGTGATGCGCTGCGCCAGCGGCCGCGCCATCTCGGTGATCGCCTGCTGCTTGACCGTGCGCTCCTCCCACGGCTTGAGGCGGGCGAAGGCGAGCAGGCGGGTGACGTCGGGGAAGCCGACGATGACCAGCAGCTTCTCGACGTTCTGGCTGATCTCCGGCCGGCCCAGCGCGGCGCTGCGCAGGTAGATGTCCTCGACGCGATGGCCGTAGCCCATGGTGAAATCGATGGTCGAGCCTTCCGGCGCGAAGCCGATGTTCGACACGAAGCCGCGATCCTCGCTGGGCGCCAGCTCCGAGGGCAGCAGCGTGAACAGGAAGCCCGCGGCGCCGGCCGCCGCCAGGCCGACGACGACGACCACGGGGCGCATGGCGAAGGTCAGCCCGAGCAGCCGGCGATAGCCGGCGTTCATCGCCTGCAGCACGCGCTCGCCGCCGCGCACGAACAGGTTGGGCCTGGCCTCGTGCTTGAGCAGCTTCGAGCACATCATCGGCGAGAGCGTCAGCGCCACGAAGCCCGAGACGATCACCGATCCGGCCAGCGTGAGCGCGAACTCGATGAACAGCCTGCCGGTGCGGCCGGTCTGGAAGGCGACCGGCGCATAGACCGCCGCCAGCGTGATGGTCATGGCGACGATGGCGAAGGCGATCTCGCGGCTGCCCTTGAGCGCCGCCTCGAACGGCTTCATGCCCTGCTCGACGTAGCGCGAGATGTTCTCGAGCATGACGATGGCGTCGTCGACCACCAGGCCGATCGCCAGCACCATGGCCAGCAGGGTCAGCGTGTTGATCGAGAAGCCGAACAGCAGCATCATGGTGAAGGTGCCGATCAGCGACACCGGGATGGTGACCAGCGGCACCAGCGTGGCGCGGAAGCTGCGCAGGAACAGGAAGATCACCAGCACGACGAGCACGACGGCTTCGCCGATCGTGATGAAGACGTTGTCGATCGAGCGCTCGATGAACACCGTGCTGTCGAAGGCGATGTCGGCCGAGATGCCCGGCGGCAGCTCGGCGAGGATGGCGGGCAGGCGCTTCTTGACCTCGTTGGCGACCGAGAGCGGATTGGCCGTCGACTGCTTGATGACGCCGACATTGACCGCCGGCCGGCCGTTGAAGCGGCTCAGGATGCGCTGGTCGCGCGGCCCGAGCGCGGCGCGGCCGACGTCGCGCAGCCGCACCAGGTAGCCGTCGTTGTCGCGCAGGATCAAATTCTCGAACTGCGCCGGCGTGCGCAGATCGGTCTCGGCCAGGATGGTGAACTCGCGCTCGGTGCTCTCGATGCGGCCCGAGGGGATCTCGACGTTCTGCCGTCTGAGCGCGTTCTCGACGTCCTGCGCGGTGACGCGGTAGGCCGCCATGCGCACGCGGTCGAGCCAGATGCGCATGGCGAAGGCGCGCTCGCCGAAGACGCGCAGCTGCGAGACGCCGTCGATGGTCTGCAGCTGGTCCTTGACGAAGCGGTCGATGTAGTCGGTGACCTCGAGCTGGCCGATCGTGTCGCTGCTGAAGGAGATGAAGACCACCGGGAAGGCGTCGGCCTCGACCTTGGCGATCACCGGCTCGTCGATCTCGGCCGGCAGGCGCGAGCGCACGCGGCTGACCCGGTCGCGCACGTCGGCGGCGGCCGAATCGACGTTGCGCGTGAGCCGGAACTTCACCGTGATCTGGCTGCGCTCGGCGCGGCTGAACGAGGTCATCAGCTCGATGCCCTCGATGCCGTAGAGCGATTCCTCGAGCGGCTGCGTGACCTGGCTCTCGACGATCTCGGCCGAGGCGCCGCGATAGGTCGTGTCGACCGTCAGCGTCGGCTCGTCGATGTTGGGATATTCGCGGATCGTCAGCCGCTGCCAGCTCACCAGCCCCAGCAGCACCAGGGTGAGGCTGAGCACCGTGGCGAACACCGGCCGCCGGATCGAGATGTCGGACAGCGTCATCGGGCGAACCCTGCCTCATGCCTCCCTCTCCCCGCTTGCGGGGAGAGGGTCGGGGTGAGGGGCCATTGCGGCCAGACCGTGATCGGCGGCGTGATCGACCGGCGACAGCCCCTCACCCCAACCCTCTCCCCGCAAGCGGGGAGAGGGAGTGAGGTGGTCATGGTCGCCAGCGCGCTCATCCGCCCTTGCCCGGCGGGTTGGGGTTGGTGGCGGTCGAGGGGGCGCCGGCGGGCAGGGGAACCGAGGCGCCGCTCGGCGGCTTCGCCGCACCGCCGGCGGGCGGCACGATGGTCACCGGGATGCCCGGACGCGGCAGCTTCAGATGGCCGGCGGTGATCACCACGTCGTTGGGCGTCAGCCCGTCGAGGATCTCGACCTGGCCTCGCTCGCGCTGGCCGGTGCGCACGAAGGTCGGCACCGACTTGCCGTCGACGATGCGATAGACCTGCATGCGATCGCCCACCGGCACGATCGACTGCTCGGGCACGAACATCGCGTTCTCGCGCGTGGCGAGCGTGACGGCGACACGGCCGAAGACGCCGGGCCGCAGCGTGTCCTGCGGATTGCCGACGAGGGCGCGGATGACGATCGAGCGGCCGGCCTCGTCGACCAGCGGATCGATGGCGTAGACCCTGCCGGTGAACTCGCGGCCGGCGAAGGCGTCGACGGTGACCGCGATCGGCTGGCCGACGCGCACCGCGGGCAGGAAGGATTCGGGGATGCGGAAATCGACCTTCAGCGGATCGATCTGCTCGAGGTTGACGATGTCGGCGCCGGCCACGAGGTAGCTGCCGACCGAGACGCGGCGCAGGCCGATGACGCCGTCGAAGGGCGCCACCAGCGTGTATTTCTCGACCCGCGCCTTGGCCAGCTGCACCGCGGCCTCGTCGCGGCGCAGCGCGGCGCGCGCCTCGTCGAGCGCCTTCTCGGTGCCGGCCTGGCGCGCCAGCAGCGAGGTCGCGCGCTCGTAATTGGCCTTCGACAGCACCAGCGCCGCCTCGGCCTGCGCCAGCACCGCCTCGTCGAGCGCCGCGTCGAGGCGCACCAGCACTTGGCCCTTGGCGACCTTCTGGCCCTCGTTGAAGTTGAATTCCTTCACCCGGCTGGCCAGCTCGGGCCTGATCATCACCGCTTCGTTGGAACGGAAGGTGCCGACGGCGAGCACGCTCTGGCGCGCCGTGCCGACCATGACCTTGACCGCCTCGACGCCGACGGCGCGCGGCGGCGCGGCCGGCCCGCCCGGCTTGGCGGCGCCCGGCTTGGCGGTGCCGGCCTTCGCCGGTGCCGGCGCCGATGCCGTGAGGTCGGGCGCCTTGGCGCCGGGGCCCTTGTTGTACCACCACCAGGCTCCACCGCCGGCGGCCACCAGCAGGATAGAGGCGGCGATCGCCACCCTGTGTCGCATCAGCCTGGTCTCTCCAGCCTCGCCGGCAGCCTCGCGTCTGGTGCGCGCCCGCGCCGGCAATAGTCCCCTGTCGTGGCGCGCATTTTACCGTCAATTCGCAGGT is part of the Alphaproteobacteria bacterium genome and harbors:
- a CDS encoding 2-hydroxychromene-2-carboxylate isomerase, producing the protein MTAPAVDFWYEFASTYSYLAAERIEGAARVAGVGVRWRPFLLGPIFAAQGWATSPFNLYPAKGANMWRDMERQAAKYLLLWKRPSVLPRNGLHAARVALIGADEGWIANFSRAVFRANFVEDRDIGDPAVVADIVQRLGLPASVLERAAAPENKARLKSQTDDAIARGIYGAPAFTVGDELFWGHDRLEQALDWARAPWL
- a CDS encoding efflux RND transporter permease subunit: MTLSDISIRRPVFATVLSLTLVLLGLVSWQRLTIREYPNIDEPTLTVDTTYRGASAEIVESQVTQPLEESLYGIEGIELMTSFSRAERSQITVKFRLTRNVDSAAADVRDRVSRVRSRLPAEIDEPVIAKVEADAFPVVFISFSSDTIGQLEVTDYIDRFVKDQLQTIDGVSQLRVFGERAFAMRIWLDRVRMAAYRVTAQDVENALRRQNVEIPSGRIESTEREFTILAETDLRTPAQFENLILRDNDGYLVRLRDVGRAALGPRDQRILSRFNGRPAVNVGVIKQSTANPLSVANEVKKRLPAILAELPPGISADIAFDSTVFIERSIDNVFITIGEAVVLVVLVIFLFLRSFRATLVPLVTIPVSLIGTFTMMLLFGFSINTLTLLAMVLAIGLVVDDAIVMLENISRYVEQGMKPFEAALKGSREIAFAIVAMTITLAAVYAPVAFQTGRTGRLFIEFALTLAGSVIVSGFVALTLSPMMCSKLLKHEARPNLFVRGGERVLQAMNAGYRRLLGLTFAMRPVVVVVGLAAAGAAGFLFTLLPSELAPSEDRGFVSNIGFAPEGSTIDFTMGYGHRVEDIYLRSAALGRPEISQNVEKLLVIVGFPDVTRLLAFARLKPWEERTVKQQAITEMARPLAQRITGIVAFPINPPSFGLRTSDKPVQVVLLTSQPYAVLDQATNQIMAIARTNSCLTALDTDLKLNKPDLRVRPDREKAALLGVEVETIGRTLETMMGGRQVTRFKREGKQYDVMVQVADADRVTPSQLNEIFVRARSGQMIPLSTLITYTETVAPKELNHFNKLRASTVSANLVGGCALGDALKFMDEAARQLPGTIRIDYNGQSREFRQSSRGLYETFLMALVFIFLVLAAQFESFIDPLIIMLTVPLTMTGALLALYLTGNTLNVYSQIGLVTLIGLITKHGILIVEFSNQLQERGMAKIEAVKEASTLRLRPILMTTGAMVLGALPLAYATGAGGESRQAIGWVIVGGLTFGTLFTLFVVPTAYTYLARTRTAHADPAASHAPHPAE
- a CDS encoding efflux RND transporter periplasmic adaptor subunit, coding for MRHRVAIAASILLVAAGGGAWWWYNKGPGAKAPDLTASAPAPAKAGTAKPGAAKPGGPAAPPRAVGVEAVKVMVGTARQSVLAVGTFRSNEAVMIRPELASRVKEFNFNEGQKVAKGQVLVRLDAALDEAVLAQAEAALVLSKANYERATSLLARQAGTEKALDEARAALRRDEAAVQLAKARVEKYTLVAPFDGVIGLRRVSVGSYLVAGADIVNLEQIDPLKVDFRIPESFLPAVRVGQPIAVTVDAFAGREFTGRVYAIDPLVDEAGRSIVIRALVGNPQDTLRPGVFGRVAVTLATRENAMFVPEQSIVPVGDRMQVYRIVDGKSVPTFVRTGQRERGQVEILDGLTPNDVVITAGHLKLPRPGIPVTIVPPAGGAAKPPSGASVPLPAGAPSTATNPNPPGKGG